GTGCATGTCATTTTTCTAACTTCAAATATGTGGACTATAACTGTAGAAAAGCGGAACGTAGTAGttcaagaaaaaaaatgtcGAAGCAGTTTTCTTACTGAGACTCTTTTAAGATAACATGAAAGGAAAATGCATAATTCATCATCGGATTTGAACTCTGTGCcaagtttattttattaccGTCGTCAGTACTGTGCATTACCAGAGATTACCAGAGACAGGCTTTGAAGTATATTTAGCCTTTTTAACATGTATACATCTAGAAATACTTACGTCTTCTTAATCTAATAGAACACtacaacaataataaagttGCCGTTTAAAGGGGGATTATGTGAATTTACCATTTCTGTGATTTGCATCTGTAACCTTGAACACATCCAATATCTATCCTGCCACTTCCCCCTCCAATAGGTCCAGACTCACCTGGAGAACCCAACCAAGTACCACATCCAGcactcccagcagcagcaggtgaagcgCTACCTGGGAAAGCTTGGCTCTCAGGTGTTGAGCTTGCCCTGCCACAACCAGTCCTCTGACCACGGGGGCATGCCGCCAGGGCCGGGTAACAGCGCCCCCAACAGCCCTATGGCCTTACTAACCCTGAACTCGAACTGCGAGAAAGAGGTGACGGCTTGTGACTCCATGTGTTTTTACACAATGACGCACGGAATATTCCTTTTTTGCAaacttttattaatttaacCGGACTTATCTGAGTGTCTTGTGCCCTTATGTTGTTTTGCTTTAGATGGATGATGTCATTGATGACATTATCAGTCTGGAGTCCAGTTACAGTGATGACATCCTCGGCCTGATGGACCCAGGACTTCAGATGGTTAacacggtgtgtgtgagtgagtgtgtgtgtgtgtgtgagtgtgagtgtgtgtgtgtgtgagtgtgtgtgtgtgtgtgtgtgtgtgtgtgtgtgtgtgtgtgtgtgtgtgtgtgtgtgtgtgtgtcttgcataCAGACCAGGCACAAGTGGctacagttatttaaatgtgaaaagcTAGTCGCTGCTGTACTACCAGGAAGACCAAGAAGCTCTAGCTGTTTGcccacatttaaagaaatagtaACACATTTTGGAGAATACTTCCTGGAGTCTTTTGCTTAATGTCTTTGCTGTGTCCCCTCAGATCCCCGTGAATGCTAACCTCATGGACATGTATGGTAATCAGGGTGTTTCCCAGCAAGATCTGGCCATCAGCAACTCCTGCCCTGCCAACCTGCCAAACATCAAAAGGGAATACTCTGGTACATACAAACGCTTCTGTCATTAACACACATCAAATGTTTACAGATCTGTGAAAATAACCAGTAATAACCATCCAGCTTCTCTATTGTATGGAAAACATCAAGGCTCAAACTAAACATACACAGCTTTACTCTCCAGTGCAGCCCATAGTGTCACGTTGTATACATGTAATCCTCCTCTGTGTGGGAACTGTGCATAATTAACATGTttttcaatgtatttatatctaTTCTGCctatttgatattatttatcACAGTTTCACAATCCCCGGCCATCATGCATATGCTGGATAAATCTGGATCATGTGGCAAATTTGACAATTATCAAAGGCCTGAAGGGTTCCCTGTGGGTGCGTATGGTTCATTAGCTTCCAGCTCATTTTGTATACTCGCACTGCACTGTTGATTATATGAATTAATCaaaaaccttttatttctgAAATCAGAAGTAAGAGCGATGGCAAAGGAAAGGCAGAAGAAGGATAACCATAATCTAAGTGAGTTTTAATTGCTCTTAATTACAACTCTATACATGTgtcattgtcattttctttgttaCTCCATAAGAAATAATGAAAAGTGTGTTCCGTCAGCTAATCCTGGATTATTTcgctccttttttttcttcctttagtTGAAAGAAGACGACGGTTTAACATCAATGATCGAATCAAGGAATTGGGAACTTTAATTCCTAAATCCAATGACCCGTAAGATACTTATCTTATTCAttctacttcttttttttacgtCATTTCTTATTCAAGACGgatttacaaaacataattaGTAACGTTCCTTGACAACTAGACTCACCATTTGTCacttaaaagaagaagaaaaggcctaaaaagaaaataatagagGAAGAAATGCATATATACAGATAAGTGATTCATCTTGTGGTTGTACTAGATTTACTGGCTACTATAAAAACCCAGTCTGGCCATCAATCTAATATAGGATGTAATACCTGTTCTGAGGCTTCATTAGTCATTAGAGTCGGACAAATGAAGTTgtcttttaaatacaaaatcccCTCTTTGTAATGTTGTACAAAAAGACAGGATGCTACCAACTTGATTAATTCACTGTTGAATCCTCATGTTACATTTTATAACCCATccagtgtatttatttttaaatgtgatcaATGGACCTTTCACATATCTGTTGGTTCTACATAATTAATGTTAAAGGAATGacctctgaaacacacataaaatataCATCACACACAAAATTAGTCATCTGATTGGTCAGATTATGGGtgtattaaattatatgttttgCACGTGTTGACACATAAAAGCACCTCTTAAAGCTCACTCTTCTTTTCCTCTGCCCCTGCCTGTGGCTCTGGGAAGATCCCAATAACCCCTTTTGTTATGTCTATCCACCCATGGTTGTTTTGCTAAACCCCAGCTGTGTGCTCCACCCACACATAtacctacaaacacacacactcagagactaCCTTTTACAAACAGACATGGCTCAACATAGTTCTTATAATCGCTAACAcataataaataagaaaagaCAAAGGTACATGTGCTTGTTAGCATAAGAAATCTATATCTGCCCTTAAGGCTTCTGACTACTTCAAACCTAAAACCATAACACATCAGCATATTTGTTGGAGATGCAGATTTTTCCCGTTTAGTAAAGATCGATTTTACTCCTGCAAAACTTCCACTGCAACCTTGATTTCTTCAGGGAGCCTGGGGTCATCCTTTTGACTGCTTATGATCTCAGTGACCTCCCCTGTCCACATTTACGATGCTGCATTCAGTTCTGGGGAACTGCTGGTCACCTCTGACCTCCGGAGCCACTTTGCTCCTCCTCATTATTCTCATCAGTGTTTTGATTCTCTAACTGAGCAGAGCTAATAGTAGTGAGTGGTGTATTATAGTCTACTAAAAACCTATAAATTGTTGAGTAGAGATGGCTTATTTCTGATTGTCTGACATCAGAACTAAAGGATCTAAGAGACTGTGTGTAGGATGGACAAATAATGCCTCCTCTGGGATTTTCAGGGACATGCGCTGGAACAAAGGCACAATCCTAAAGGCATCAGTGGACTACATAAGGAGACTACAGCGGGAACAGCTGAGGGCCAAGGAGCTGGAGACTCGGCAGAAGAAGCTCGAGCATGCCAATCGACATCTGTTGTTGAGGATACAGGTAAACAAACTTTCATGATGAGTAGTGATTGGAAGTTAGTCACAGAGTAAAGGCATCATAGCCAAGCCTATTTACtttgataataatattacaagGAGAACCACGGTTTGTGTCGTGTGTAGTGCTTCCACTAACGTCAAAAGAAATGATTACACTAGTATGAAATAAGTCAAGCTTCAGGGAGAATGAGCGCACAGCAGAGGCCACGTACTAGAGGAGGGAGACGGCTGTTAAGAGCATCTTGTAACTAATTGATCACACGACAGGAGGTGTCAGGATCTTTGGGATTTGGCTCAGTGGacattgattgattaattgcaTTGCGGATTTGCGTCGTGGTAATTATTTAGAGCAGCAGTATCAGGGGGGGAAAAGAAAACCATCTGAAGTTTTCTCAAGTGGGAAAAGTGAAGGCAAACGGCTCAGTCAGTCACAGTCAGGTGGggatttaaaacacaaaaagcacCAGGAATGACCACCTCTGCTAACCTGGGGTACATGTGATAGATATATTGTCAGAGAATGTAACTCTTCACTGactagcctgtgtgtgtgtgtctgtctctggttTTGCAGGAGTTAGAGATGCAGGCGCGGGCTCACGGTCTGGTCATCACGTCTTCAGCACTCTGCGCTGCCGAACTTGCTGCCCGGTCTATTAAGCAGGAGACCGCTCTGGAGGACTGTCGCCAGGACCTGTACACGCGCCACCCCAATCACCAACACCACCCGGCCTGCACTCCAGAACCGGCCAGCACGCTGGAGCTAAACGAAGGCCACTCCAACTACCCAGAGGGTCACTACAGCGTTCACGGCAAGCTGGGCTCCAAACTCAACGACATCCTCATGGAAGACACCTTGACACCAGTGAGAGGGGGGGACCCTTTGCTCTCGTCCGTCTCCCCAGACACCTCAAAGGACAGCAGTCGTAAGAGCAGTGTAAGCATGGATGAGAATGATCAGGTCTGTTAGCACCTCCCACTAGAAGACACCTCGCCTGCATCTCCAACCTGCTGCAAGTATTGCTGTCAGCAACAACACTCCGAGCTGCTGAAGAAGCTTTCTCCTGTTTGTGtcatttctctctccccctaCCGTGTTTACATGTATCGAATCTTTtctattaatgttttatgttagtTTTTTTGTGATATATTTGTCTTTTCAAGCCCTCAACCTTGATTTTCAAGGACTGATTATAAAGTTTGTTTGCTTTAATCAATACTTTGATGACAATGAGTTACAAAAATAgaagtttttatatttaaatatatatatatatttaaatatatatatatatatatatatatatatatatatatatatatgcattcaTCTTTGAATAGAGGCTAGATTATGTTTATTTCTATTGATTCCAAAGAATCTAGGGAAGTTATAAATCATGGTCAGAAATGTagatatgttgtgttgaaatgaACACTGCTTTTTAAATCACTAGCAATAATAGAAGACAAAATATCTATTTATTACTATAGTGCTTTACACTCCTCGTGTCTTAGATTGAAATTGAATGTGCCAACGCCTTATTAAGATGTGTATACATCGATGTTGTATTGCTATGCACATTTGTTGGCTGTTAGCTGAGTCTTTGTCAGTCTTCCAGTTGAAATTTCTTCCTTGACGAATATTAATCATTTGTAGAATTGATCTTATTTATGTATCTATGTGAACAGgactttatttacacattccccttaaaacatgtatttataacAAGGCATTTAAAAAtagccttttttttaaataactgagaTAAGAAATACAAGCACATAAAACAATAGGATGCTAAAATGCCCCCTTCAAgataattaaaatgaacaaaatcaGCATTGATAATGGCTCATTTCAGTCTTTTATTTGGTGTGATAATGAGCAAGAAGTGCAGTAACGAGAAAACTCAAGTTTCCCGACTGATGAGACTGCTCAGCAGGGTGTAccagatatatatgatatacattcCTCACTGCATAAACCACTCACATACTTAAACTTTACAAATAAGTAAgtaaaagattgttttttttatataatgcaGTCTCAAAACTAGTCGAAAAGTCAAATTCAAACGCCTGTTGAAGCCCTGACACACGCACAAGAAGCTGATTTCACTGAATAGATCTGACATAATTCTATAAATCTTTGATAGATGATTAATGCAAGATGAAGATGAATcagttcatgttttattgtattcttGTCTGCAGTGGTCAGACTAACAGAGCTggtaatactgctactactttAGCACACACAGCGTTATACTTCAGACATGTGCTGATACAAAGTGCTGAGTTTTTATAATTGTCCATCCAGTTcctaaattatttttcttttacaccgCTGTGGTGACATTTTACATTcaggatgtttttcttttccgtTATGTGAACATTTATATTGCCAAGGAGTATAAGGAGATTGCTTTGGGATTTTGTATGAAATGCATGACATTGTCAAAACACTGGAATGACCTCTGTAATTTGAAACCTTTtgttcaccttttttttttatctaagcATAAACTAACTATTTTATTTGGCTTTTCAAATGCATACAGAATATTGTATGAGATTGTAGATTATGTAGGGTGTACGGTTGTTGTATATTTCAGCAGTTAGTTTTCAACAGTTGTAGCACATTGCATAAGTACGCCTTTGTTAAAGACTACCTGCCATACATTGAGAGCCCTGTTACAGCACAGTATCCATTTTGTTAAACTATGCAATGGTTGAAGTTGTGCCTGCAGAATAGCATAATGTCTCGACAATGTGATCTCCTTATGAATTAGTCTACAACAGTGTCAATGTAACTatctttttaaattgatttaagTGCCTTACAGTCATTTCTGTTACCCTGGTGATTAGGAGTTGTAGACAGTGATGCaaaatgttgttgatgtttatgCTGGTGTTTGGTGCTACATGGATTAACTGAAGAGTGCAAAAGCCTTTTACAAAGCAGTAGGAAAGGAAAGGCCTGTTTGTCAGTACAAGATAACACTAGAAGCCTCTCAGACTCACGATCCACAAGAAATGTGTTATAACGGAACCCCAAAGTGTTCAGtactaaataaatgaacaaggCATTAcgaaataaattattataaaagtaAATAGTCAAGTAAACTAATGcattttgaaataatttaataaattattcaaactcatcattattattcaatgttatttcataattattatttttgatattaacagtgttttatttatttcctttttttttacctctgtacagatattttatttcaaagtgcCCTTTTTGAAAAGTCTGTTTTTACTTAATAATGGCATTTCCCCGAcgacacttttatttaaaaaaattgaaCACCCCTTTATATTAAAAAGGTTTCACAACCCCTTCACCCTTCAGGCATTCTCCCAAGCCTCAACAACAATGTCAAAACTAATACCgatgagctgcagcagcaaccaAACACACTAACTTTTATTTaacacaacatggctacaaatGCTACCCAGCTATCTAGCTAGGTTGGCTTGTAAACGTGGGTTATATAGAGCCAGTGTTAACAGTATCAGCTAACTCATTCAGAGTTACAGTATCTTGTCAGTGTTGAGTCTATAAAGCTATTcctcaaagaaaaacacaactctGTGAAGAGAAAGATCATAAATCTGTTTGGTTGTTTTAGCCAACAGGAGCTAGCTAGTTGGCTAAAGCTAGCTCCTGTTGGctaaagctagctagctagcaggcAGTTATTGAGGCTGGTGGCGCCATTAGAGTGGCTGAAACTACACTACGTCATGAAAAGTGTAACTGGAGAAATTGTAATGCTATGAAAATCTGAATGATGAAACCACATTTAATAGTTATCAAGTTAGGTTTTAATAAGTTATAAAATGATATCACAAGCAGCGTGGCTTTAGGGATGGCAAATATCAGTCAGCCCACCAATTTtgtccaaactgaaatatataaCTAAAAATATACTAGATGGATTACAACGACATCTGTGGTGCCCAGTAGATGAATCCTAATTATTTTTGGTGATCCCCTAACTTTTTATCTAGCAGTAtcagcaggttgacatttttggcttttgttaaaaatgtcttaatttgaataactttggtgatcccttaactttgatttatgaccaaatacctgcaaagtTTAATGACATCTCCATCAGCCTCAATTGTACTTTAATGCTAACCAGCAGCATTCACAGAGCCTCTAACATTGCTGTCGCATcttaatattgtaataattcACTTGTTTATtcatatgattatttatttcataatttattatttatttattcaatctTGAACACGTTGGGGCGGCTGTTTATTTAGTCATACTGAAGGTGGTGTTTCCAAATTTGTACTGACTATTCAGCTTCCTTTTGAGACGGGTATGAATGTAGTTCAAAGTGATGACTACCAAAATGTGCTGCCAAAATTAAATATACAATGTTTATGTAAAAAGGTATAAACAGCAGTTTTTAACAGCTTCGATAATGCACCTGttagtgtttttcttctgttacgTAGTTACAAGCAAGACATGATGGCAATCAGGCCATAAGTAAACTACAAACAGATGAAGTACATTGTGAAAGTCAATTTGTGTCCTTGGAAACAGTAGtttgacaacaacaaaaaaaggatcTACTTAATGATTCAACTGCATCTCACAGTCTTAATCAGCAGAGGGAGATAGCTCAGCTGTAGTCACGTGACAGTGAAGTAGTATGAAACTTCTGTTGTAAAAACCATGAGATGTGGTCGAAAGCTATTAAGTGGAgcttactgttttgtttttgtcatgaatcACAGCTTCAGAGGACTGCAGAATGGACACCGATCACAGCTACTGAGCCTTAATAGtgcaatacacacacaggcctgtAACATTTCCCTTTGTCTGAAACCAGATCAGCTTTGTTGAAATGGAATAATAAATCATCTAAACCCTGAAATGTGACAGGTTTGAATGAACGTCATCATCGCACGTGATGGTGGTGGCACTTAATTTAAAGCCATCGCTATGAATCATTTGATTGAATCTTCCAGCTGTTAAATATTATGGCACATTATGGGAAAACCACTAATGAAGAACCATGTTAGCTCAATTTAAATCTCTTCCGCTCATATCATTCCTGTGGTTCATACAGACAACGCTCTGTGCTGAAGATGCTACTGTTCTTGTTGTTACAGTTTATATGAGATGAATGTAGCAATAGTTACTATACGCACTGGTTTCAGATTAGTGAATTCAAACTCATTGGTACTCAATGTGGAAACTATCTTGTGAAAAAtattaaaggttttatttgaatgtttgtagagcttgtgttttcttcttcaaaatcttaattctaattatttaaataaacataaacaaaataaacattattttgtgaaGATCTAGCTATTTATTAATAAGGTTTACTTACAGACCCCCTACAATATACACGAattgtttatataaatacactatAATGTCGTTTTAATGTCGTTTTAAGCACATATATGGACATTTTAAgtgtaaattaatgtttttgtccaCAATTATAACATCTCCCATTGAGGGAGATATCTGCTTACAACTATATGTTAGTGTGTTAACcatgtattaaatgtttatactgATTACAATTGCTTAATAAGAGgacttcaaataaaaatagaaacatatCGACATATTTCATTTAACATAGAAATTGGGGTTGTCCTGTTTTTGCAAAGCTTAAAGGAGCAAAAAGTTGATAGACAGGTTTTATGGTTTAGTATTATACGTGCATGTCCTAGTCCTGTGGGGAGAGGCATCCTCAGAGAGCCAGCAGAGTTCATCAGATGCTCCTTGAGAGATTTCTGCACCAGGATCAGGGTGCAGTCTGGGTGCcacacatgcagctcaaagaacAGCATGCAGCGGGTGCTGGAGCCCCTTCTATCTGCTGTCAGCAGCCCCCTCTGGTGGGCAACATACACCATGACGGAGAGGGACACGTCGATGTTGACTGTCTCCCCATGAGGCAAACACTGTCAACACCCTCTGTGCAGAAAAgatggaaatgtaaaaaatcATTAATCAATGTTCACTGTTAATATGCCTATACATAATCATGAATCTATACAGATGCTATTGCAAAGTTTGCAAGCTTGATGGTAAAGTTTAGGGGCTCTCCACTCTGTAAATCATATTTAGAAAGTTGTAGCTAGACAAGAGTCGGTTAGTTGACCTTTAGCAAACAAGTGATTTTGTCACAACATACATTCTTGCTTTTACtacacaatgtttgttttgtaataacTGTAGATGCCTTCAAAACAAGGTCCATTTGCATTGTTAATGATCAAACAAGCTGAAATTGTCAAAGTTTTGTAATAAAGGGAAATAAATTCTCAGAAATATGCTAATGCAATTAGATGTGTTTAGCCTTTGTTGCCAAGAACTGAGATAATTTCAGTACAATATGTGAATCAGCTTCAAGAGATTTAGATTATCTATCTCAATAAACACTTGGTTGCCTGTATTTCTTATAGACACTCGCCTTTGTTGCTGGGGCGTTGATGGATTGTGGGAATCTCCAGGTGCTCCTGAAGTctgaacttttattttgttaaacttctgcataaaagataaaagctttggcacacaaattattattctgTGTGCACAATACACTGACTAATCAATATTCA
This window of the Cottoperca gobio chromosome 7, fCotGob3.1, whole genome shotgun sequence genome carries:
- the LOC115010697 gene encoding LOW QUALITY PROTEIN: microphthalmia-associated transcription factor-like (The sequence of the model RefSeq protein was modified relative to this genomic sequence to represent the inferred CDS: inserted 2 bases in 1 codon), which gives rise to MQSESGIVPDFEAGEEFQEEPKTYYELKSQPLKNSPSDQHGSSKPPLSSSAMTSRILLRQQLMREQLQEQERREQXRQQEASHYPQTTAAQTPAINVSLSASLPPAAQVPMEVLKVQTHLENPTKYHIQHSQQQQVKRYLGKLGSQVLSLPCHNQSSDHGGMPPGPGNSAPNSPMALLTLNSNCEKEMDDVIDDIISLESSYSDDILGLMDPGLQMVNTIPVNANLMDMYGNQGVSQQDLAISNSCPANLPNIKREYSVSQSPAIMHMLDKSGSCGKFDNYQRPEGFPVEVRAMAKERQKKDNHNLIERRRRFNINDRIKELGTLIPKSNDPDMRWNKGTILKASVDYIRRLQREQLRAKELETRQKKLEHANRHLLLRIQELEMQARAHGLVITSSALCAAELAARSIKQETALEDCRQDLYTRHPNHQHHPACTPEPASTLELNEGHSNYPEGHYSVHGKLGSKLNDILMEDTLTPVRGGDPLLSSVSPDTSKDSSRKSSVSMDENDQVC